One genomic segment of candidate division WOR-3 bacterium includes these proteins:
- a CDS encoding methyltransferase domain-containing protein, with the protein TAFFAWLILRELPFPLPYWAGPILDSPVRRLFMPTDVVLSRMTVGPGMRVVEVGCGTGYLTVQVARRIQPGGVLFCVDIQPQMIERTRRRLEGTAPVSGTSNRGPGSPEAYFFVASADKLPFDIYDADLVFFVTVLGEIPDRLAALRAALRVLRPGGVLSISEFLPDPHYRFRNDVAKLACQAGFEHVSTEGSLFTYTASFRKPMPKEPLGYVPRFE; encoded by the coding sequence ACGGCCTTCTTCGCTTGGCTCATCCTGCGCGAGTTGCCCTTCCCCCTGCCCTACTGGGCCGGTCCAATCCTCGACAGCCCCGTGCGCCGACTGTTCATGCCCACTGACGTGGTGCTTTCCCGCATGACGGTCGGGCCGGGCATGCGCGTGGTCGAAGTCGGCTGCGGCACCGGCTACCTGACGGTGCAGGTGGCGCGGCGAATCCAGCCCGGGGGTGTGCTCTTCTGCGTCGACATCCAGCCCCAGATGATTGAGCGGACCCGCCGCCGGCTCGAAGGGACTGCCCCGGTTTCCGGCACCTCGAATCGTGGCCCGGGCTCGCCAGAAGCGTACTTCTTCGTCGCCTCCGCCGACAAGCTGCCGTTCGACATCTACGACGCCGACCTCGTCTTCTTCGTGACGGTGCTGGGCGAGATACCCGACCGGCTCGCGGCCCTACGCGCGGCCCTGCGGGTGCTGCGGCCGGGCGGCGTGCTGTCGATATCCGAGTTCCTGCCTGACCCGCACTACCGCTTCCGCAACGACGTGGCGAAGCTGGCCTGCCAGGCCGGGTTCGAGCACGTGTCGACCGAAGGCAGCCTGTTCACCTACACCGCCAGCTTCCGCAAGCCGATGCCCAAAGAGCCGCTTGGCTACGTGCCACGGTTCGAGTAG